A region from the Aegilops tauschii subsp. strangulata cultivar AL8/78 chromosome 5, Aet v6.0, whole genome shotgun sequence genome encodes:
- the LOC109755404 gene encoding uncharacterized protein: MARIVHKEFPELAQTGLNYLSWSSDCEIFLQGKTLLRAIGKGAQLAVTDPKFETENAQALHFLRHHLSPTLKDEYMAERSASGLWTALKQRFERLKYTVKPRAEAEWIRLRFADFKTVGEYNSALLRICTTLRLCGTEITDSQKIEKTLSTFHPDAVQSSRNYHQGNYTRYSELIDVLQVAEAQDEVLKKNFVAQPLGGSSRQEVNALKVRKPQQKKRGRKGKKKGPHPPAPAKRNKPGKGGQRPQDCFRCGSVEHFSRQCRAPQEVVDAYKARKARETHIALVQEGAPPAPMAAPVMIATPPAAPIEATPVVPIAAALAVSTDAQVAMEVDHMAASAAPPLDIDAASKMISEEDQLTSMEIAAEVNGFFTEST; the protein is encoded by the coding sequence ATGGCCAGAATTGTCCACAAGGAGTTTCCTGAGCTGGCCCAGACAGGGCTGAACTACCTGTCATGGTCCTCGGACTGCGAGATCTTTCTCCAGGGCAAAACCCTCCTGAGGGCGATCGGTAAGGGGGCCCAGCTGGCCGTCACTGATCCCAAGTTCGAAACTGAGAATGCGCAGGCTCTGCACTTTCTCCGTCATCACCTGTCACCTACTCTGAAAGATGAGTATATGGCTGAGCGCAGTGCTTCTGGCCTTTGGACCGCTCTTAAGCAGCGGTTTGAGCGGCTGAAGTACACTGTGAAGCCACGTGCAGAGGCAGAGTGGATCCGTCTGAGGTTTGCGGACTTCAAGACGGTTGGGGAGTACAATTCGGCTCTGCTCCGGATTTGTACGACTCTTCGGTTGTGTGGTACTGAGATTACCGACTCCCAGAAGATTGAGAAAACCCTATCCACTTTCCACCCCGACGCGGTCCAGTCCTCACGGAACTACCACCAGGGGAACTACACGAGGTATTCAGAGTTGATTGACGTCCTCCAGGTGGCGGAGGCGCAAGACGAGGTTCTCAAAAAGAACTTTGTCGCGCAACCACTTGGGGGGAGTTCTCGCCAGGAGGTGAACGCTCTCAAAGTCCGCAAGCCTCAACAGAAGAAGAGGGGCCGGAAGGGCAAGAAGAAGGGCCCTCACCCCCCCGCCCCGGCTAAGCGGAACAAGCCGGGCAAGGGAGGGCAAAGGCCTCAGGACTGCTTCCGTTGTGGCTCGGTGGAGCATTTCTCCCGCCAGTGCCGCGCACCACAGGAGGTCGTTGATGCATATAAGGCTCGGAAGGCGCGTGAGACGCACATCGCCTTGGTTCAGGAGGGAGCTCCACCGGCGCCCATGGCGGCACCCGTGATGATTGCTACTCCCCCTGCTGCGCCCATAGAGGCGACCCCCGTGGTGCCCATCGCGGCAGCTTTGGCGGTCTCTACCGACGCCCAAGTCGCCATGGAGGTTGACCACATGGCCGCCTCGGCGGCGCCGCCACTAGACATTGATGCTGCCTCCAAGATGATTTCTGAGGAGGATCAGCTCACTAGTATGGAGATTGCGGCGGAAGTGAATGGCTTCTTCACCGAGTCCACTTAG